A segment of the Mauremys mutica isolate MM-2020 ecotype Southern chromosome 7, ASM2049712v1, whole genome shotgun sequence genome:
AGCTTCCTGACCAGTCTCTCCCTGTTCAGGTACATCGAGGCCATCCGGAGGCTGAAGGCCGAGGGGAAGCGCTTCCCCCGAACGGTTCACATGACATTTGTGCCCGGTAAGTGACTGGCTGCTCTTCGTGGCCAGCTGGTTGCTAGAATTTGGCTGTAAGGGGTGAGAAGGTGGGGCTAGAGATGGAGCTGCCCTGCTTTttccttagggctagtctacacttacgagccgggtcgacgcggtgagttcgacttctcggagttcgaactatcgcgtctaatctggacgcgatagttcgaactccggaagcgatagttcgaactccggtactccaccactgcaaaaggcggtggcggagtcgaccttggagccgcggacttcgattccgtggcgtctggacgggtgagtagttggAACTAGGGTACTTctaattcagctacgctattcacgtagctgaatttgcgtaccctagttcgaccccgcttcttagtgtggaccagcccttagctTTGGGACTCCCCTGACCAGCGCGTTCTTGGGAGTGAAACACGTGGAGAAACCAAGCGCATCAAGCCTTGAGCATGTTCATGGGTGGGAGTAAAGCACGTTGAGCTCCTGGTCTGGAAAGCACTGGCCAGATCCAGGCCCTGACGTGTCCTCCTCACTCTCTGTTCAGCCCTGCTCCGCAAACTTTCTTGCATTTAAGGCAGGCTGGAGTGGGTGACTCTGTGCCAGTCTCTAGGCTGTCATGGGGAGCTCTGGCAAGGCAGCGTGAGAACTCTGGGGAAGGAAGTGGAGAAGAGCAGGGAGCTGTTACATGGGGTAGGTTGGAGAGATTGCAGACCCCAGTTCAGTCCCACCAATGCCTGCTGCATTTGGTCAAAGCACTGATGGTGGCCCTTCCTCCCACTGCTTCAGcattacccccacccccgctttctAAACTCTGGCCATGAGCTGAGTAGTTCCCATGAGCTGGCAGACAGCTGGGGCCTGGAAATGCCAGCACTGGGGAAAACAGCTGCTTTCCCCCGCCTCGCATCGGTCGCAAGCTGACTACTGTGGGAGTTGGACTGGCCAGAAGCTGCCGCGGGTCCCAGTCTGCCATGGGGTGCTCTGGCTGTGCCACCAGCTGGGGTGAAAGGGAGGGCTGGGCTCAGCCGTGGTGCCCAGCAGAGCTTGACGGCCACTAACTCTGTGTCCTTCCCCTGAGCGCAGACGAAGAGATCGGGGGCTGCAAGGGCATGGAGCTGTTTGTGAAGCGCCCCGAGTTCCAGGCTCTCAACGTTGGCTTCACCCTGGATGAAGGTGCGGCTCCCCGGGTGTGATGGCGGAGGAGCCAGTGGGAGTGCTCTGTGcgagggggggcaggcagggagggactgAGCTgtgccctggctgctggcccctctgCAGAGATGAGCTTGGCCCCCTGGCCATTAGGCGGTAAATGGGCTGAGATGCATGAAGGGTTGGTGGTGGGGATAAAGGAGGGTCTTTTGTAGGCACATTCCCTCAGCCCAGGGACCAGCCTCGCACCCTGTCTTGGCAGGTACCTTGTCTCATGGGTGAGGGACGTTGAGTGGCTGGGCCATCTGCACTCCTGGCGCCTgattggggcagggctggggatttggAGATTCTCCCCAGTCCCTAAATGGCAGCCAGTGGCTCCCCTGTTGCATTgccactgcagcagctggcagtggCTGCTTGGCTCCCACTCCACCACAGCGACCTGtcttctctgtccctcccccaggcctggccAACCCGACGGACGCCTTCACTGTGTTCTACGGCGAGAAGTGCGTCTGGTGTGAGTAGGGTCCAGGACATGTCCCCTCGTTTTACGTCTGTCTATCTGTGTGTTTCTAACATACCCATCATTGTGGTGTCTGGGTGCCAGGCtcacccactctctctctctccttcccccctctctcttaACACATCTCCCCCTCTCATCGGCACTTGCAGGGATTAAAGTCAAATGCGAGGGAAACCCAGGCCATGGATCCCAGTTCATTGAGAACACGGCTGCTGAGAAGTTGGTAAGAGAGAGCGCCCTcttctggggggtgaggggcttgCAGTGTCACCCACCCTGGCTTCACCCACCTGCCCTCTCGGCAGGAAGGGCAAGTGAGTGTGACAGAGAGTGAATTGCAGTCCTCTTGCACCAAGGGAGAGACCATCAGCTTCTCTCCAGCAAGGAACAGTGCAGAGGAGATCCCTGCCATTCCAAccccagcctctgccagcagggggcgctatggggagtggggcaggagccctggctgtgtgggggagctcctggctacgtcagccccagcctctcccagtcaGAGCGCCCCTTGTGGCTCCTGTGTGGGAGCTGGTTGGTTTGTTTCTGGGAAGCCCTGGGTGAAGGGCAGAGCTGCTTGCCCTGAGGGTGCAGGCATCTGGGGGAGCCGAGATGTAGCTATAATATGCTGGTCAGGACACTGACACCCCCTGTTCCCACCACAGAACAGAGTGATCACCTCCCTCCTGCAGTTCAGAGAGAGTGAGAAGCAGAGGTAAGaggcagtgctgcatgaaacctGTGGCTCGTTTGGTCCCCAGGGAGAAGGTGGACATCCTAGCTCCAGAGGATGGGTTAGGGATGCACAAAcgggcctgggactcaggactcctgggttctgtcctcagctctgccacagactctctctctgtcctgggGCGAGTCATatcgctgctctgtgcctcagttttcccatctgggAAATGGTTGTGATTATCCTGACTTGCCTCCTAGCGTGGGCGGGGCGTGATCTCAATAGGGCGCTTTGAGATCCGGGCAGAGGACACAGGGAGCGTTGTTTTGAGGGCAGGATCCAGGGCCTGGCTCCACGTGGCAGAGAGCGTGGCTGTCTCAGCGACCCATGTGTGTCCTGGCACCGTGTATCAGTGCACGTGGATGTCACGTTGATGGCCCCAGCCCAGGCGAGGCAAATCTCTGGACCTAGCTCTGCCCTCCCCTTGGTCAGGGTGCAGAGTCCTTTCCCAGGGGAGTGGTTGGGGGTGAAAGGCTCCAACAGACACAGATCACAGACGCTGggtgtgaacccccccccccccccccgcagattGAAGTGTGACGAGCACCTCACCCTGGGCGACGTCACCTCCCTCAACATGACCATGCTGAGCGGGGGCGTCTCCTTCAATGTGGTACCCTCGGAGCTGTCTGCCGCCTTCGACATCCGCATCCCGCCCACTGTCAACTTGCAGGTATGGTGCCCACTCTGGCAGGGGTCCCGTTCccccagggaggcagtggggtgcaCATTCCCCCAGGTTTGGGGGAGATCTTGATCTGCCAGCCATCGCCCCAGCAGTGTCCGCCAGAAGTGTAGAGCTGATGCTGACTTGCTGCTAACATAATGTCCCAGTGGCACAAAGAATTCTGGGAGGCATCAGAGAGGCAGAACAAGGGCTGATGGCATGGACTTGAGAGAGGACCCGCCCCCTCTTGCTCACGCCCCGTTGGTTTGCCTCCTCTCCTGCAGGCATTTGAGGAGCAGCTCACAGTCTGGTGCCGGGCAGCTGGAGAGGGTGTCACCTACAAGTTCTACCAGGTATGGCAGGGAACTGAAGAACTGGGCTCGGAGCCTCCCCTTGAAATCTACTTGGGTGTGTGTAACTTGGCTGGGCACCTCCATGCCCTCACCCTCCCTGTGCAGCCCATCCCAGCTGGACCCCCACCTTCCTGCCCCACATTGCCTCCAAGCCTCTCggcctcccaccccccttgctctgctgccaccccagcctcctccctccaccccccccaggaAGATTTAACCCTCTTCCCTTTTTCCTTTGGTGTAGAAATACGTGGATCAGACAATGACCTGCACCGAGGAGTCCGACCCATGGTGGAAGGCATTCAGTGGGGCCTGCAGAGACATGTGAGTACGACTCtcatgcagaaaaggacctggggattacagtggatgagaagctggatatgagtcagcagtgtgcccttgttgccaagaaagccaatggcatattgggctgtatagtaggggcattgccagcagatcgagggatgtgatcattcccctctattcggcactggtgaggccacacctggagtattgcatccagttttgggccccccactacagaagggatgtggacaaattggagagtccagcggagggcaacgaaaatcattagggggctggggcacatgacttacgaggagaggctgagggaactggagtgttgcatcgcagaggagcagggacagagtttgacaacccatgtgattataagcagagagtactttattcatttccagcatgctctttatactcttaaagcaggcaagcaagcagttgctaattggttaacaaatttaacacacccgcagctgtaactttatagaactagccaaggccaacttctcaaaacaaagctcaaagcctaattaacccatcctaaaaacctaaacatcttagcttcccacactaccaactgccaagctagcaaaatattctcaacactgGAGTtatttactctgcagaagagaagagtgaggggggatttgatagcaaccttcaactacctgacgtggggttccaaagagaatggagctcagctgttctcagtggtggcagatgacagaagcagcagcaatggtctcaagctgcagttggggaggtctaggttggatattaggaaatattatttcactaggagggtggtgaagcactggaatgggttaccaagggaggtgatggaatctccttccttagaggtttttaaggcccggcttgacaaagccctggctgggatgatttagttgggattggtcctgctttgagcagggggttggactagatgacctcctgaggtcccttccaaccctga
Coding sequences within it:
- the ACY1 gene encoding aminoacylase-1, whose translation is MDIMLPEGDPERTGEKVRGQDPGEHPSVTLFREYLRLKTVQPEPNYDVAVRFLERIAAELGLGCQKVEVFPGRVVTIITWQGTDPQLRSIVLNSHTDVVPVFEEHWTHDPFEAFKDSQGNIYARGAQDMKCVSIQYIEAIRRLKAEGKRFPRTVHMTFVPDEEIGGCKGMELFVKRPEFQALNVGFTLDEGLANPTDAFTVFYGEKCVWWIKVKCEGNPGHGSQFIENTAAEKLNRVITSLLQFRESEKQRLKCDEHLTLGDVTSLNMTMLSGGVSFNVVPSELSAAFDIRIPPTVNLQAFEEQLTVWCRAAGEGVTYKFYQKYVDQTMTCTEESDPWWKAFSGACRDMHMTLKREIFPAATDSRFIRAAGHPALGFSPMNHTPVLLHDHNEYLNERVFLRGIEIYACLLTSLASVPPLPAEG